In a genomic window of Erinaceus europaeus chromosome 12, mEriEur2.1, whole genome shotgun sequence:
- the LOC103108093 gene encoding C-C motif chemokine 4, translated as MKLWVSVLSLLMLMAAFCSPAFSAPIGSDPPTACCFSYTLRKLPRNFVMDYFETSSLCSQPAVVFQTKRGRQICANPSEPWVQEYMDDLELN; from the exons ATGAAGCTCtgggtgtctgtcctctctctgcTCATGCTCATGGCTGCCTTCTGCTCCCCGGCATTCTCAGCACCAA TCGGCTCAGACCCTCCCACTGCCTGCTGCTTCTCTTACACCCTCCGGAAGCTTCCTCGAAACTTTGTGATGGATTACTTTGAAACCAGCAGCCTCTGCTCCCAGCCAGCTGTGGT ATTCCAGACCAAAAGGGGAAGACAAATCTGTGCTAACCCCAGTGAACCTTGGGTCCAGGAATACATGGATGACTTGGAACTAAACTGA